TTTCATATTCATTCATACCTCCTTCTGATTTCCGCAAAGCAGCGTCTGGAAACATATTCCCTATAGCCACATTGAAATACGGCATCCACACCGCCGCTGAACACCGCATCAAATCGCAGAATACGGTGTTCATTGGCAAGGGTAGATTTGTTAATGCGGATAAAGTAAGAGGGTAGGATACCTTCCAAGTCACGAAGCCTGTCCTTGAGTGAAAAGTGGTTACCACCTATATCAATGGCAATTACTTTTCTGTTCAGAATGGTAATACATTCGATTTCTGAAAATGCCAGTTTCCGCATCTCGTCATCCCTGTATCCCATAATGTAGTCCTCACCGGAATAGCTACAAACAAGATTCTCGATTTGCTGTGTCAGAGAAGAAGGTGCATGAACGACTGCTATAATTTCTTCTTCTGCGTTTTTATCGATAATGAGCTTATATTTCATCTCCTCAATCCTTACTGTTTTTTCATTTGCCTAAGAAAGCAGAATACGGCAATAACTGTTATCAATACACCATACAGCAAAACGGGTAGAATGTGCGTTGCTGCAAGTTCAAAATTACCGCTGAATAGTGCTTTTTCCAATTCGGCTGCGTGCATAAAGGGCAGCGCATTGGCAATTTTCTCAAATGCCCCTCCCACAAGCTCCAGATCAAACCACACACCGGAAAGCCATGCAGAGAGATTGGTCAGCAATGCCCCACAGATACCGCCAACCTGTTTCACTCCAAAAACGCTGCCGCAAAAAAGTCCCAAAGAAATATTGAAAACAGCCATAGGGATGATGCCAATGACAGCGTACACGATATTTACGCTGACAGTCAGCCCCAACGGAATCGCAAACAGATAGCAGATCAGAACCTGTCCGATAGCAATAGGTAATAGCGGGAGCATATATCCCATGATAAAGTCAAATCCCGTAAGCGGAGTAGTATACAACCTCTGCAAGAGGGCGCTTTCCCGGTCTTTTGCGATTAGTGTTGCGGAAAACAGAGTCATAAACGACAGCCCGAATACGGTAATGCCCGGAGTCAGTGTGTCGATTTCAAACAGGCTTACCGGGATATTAGCCTGTATCGCACTAAGCAGAACCAGCAAAACCAAAGGGAATCCCAGACCGAAACCAAGGTTGATCGGATCACGCAAAATCTCTTTTGAACATCTTTTGGCAAATGTCATCATTCTCATACCACAGTATCCTCCTTCACAATAGAAACGAACGCTGTTTCAAAATCATTTGTTCCTGCTAATGCGTTCAGTTCTTCTACTGTTCCTACCGCAAGAAGTTTTCCGCTTTTCATAATGCCGATGCGGTCAGAAAGAGCCTCTGCTTCTTCCATGTAATGCGTTGTCAGAATGATGGTTATCTTGCCTTTAAGTGAACGAATTGTTTCCCAAAGCTCGTGCCTTGCAATGACATCCAAACCAAGGGTAGGTTCGTCCAGAAACAGGATTTGCGGTTCGCTGATCAGAGCCATGGCAATGCTGACTCTGCGTTGCCAACCGCCGGATAACTTACCAGCTTTTCTTTTCAAAACGGTATCCAAAGCGAATTGCCCGGAAAGTTCTCGAATCTTTTCTTCCGTTTTACCTTTTGAAAAACTGTGGATGCCGCAGATCAGTTCCAGATTTTCTTTCACGGAGAGGTTAGGAGCAACAGCCGTTTCCTGCGGAGATACGCCAATCAGCCGCTTTACCTGTTCAGGCTCCTTTGTAATGCTATAGCCCCCTACGAGGGCATCTCCGCCCGTGGGCTTTGTCAGACAGGAGAGCATTTTAATAGTTGTGGTCTTTCCTGCGCCGTTTACACCCAGTAGAGAAAACAATTCTCCCTGCTGAATATCTAAATAGAGCCTGTCCACGGCAGTCAGGGTTTTATACTGCTTGACAAGTTCCATGGTTTTAATTGCTTGCATTTGTGATATCCTCCATTTTGATTTTATTTGCCAGTACTATCATAGCAAATCAAAATGGAGAAATGTTGATTTCTGTCTGTTCGGTCGATTTTGATGTCTCATCGGTTTATTATTGAACTTCACAACTCGAATGCAACCATTATTTCCTTGGGCAGCTTTTCGTTCTCACAGTTCAAAAGATACGCTATCGCCCGGTTTGCATAGCGGTTTGTTTTCATCGTGTCCCAATCGGCAAGACGGATGATTTCCGCTGTG
This Anaerobutyricum hallii DNA region includes the following protein-coding sequences:
- a CDS encoding LytTR family DNA-binding domain-containing protein; the encoded protein is MKYKLIIDKNAEEEIIAVVHAPSSLTQQIENLVCSYSGEDYIMGYRDDEMRKLAFSEIECITILNRKVIAIDIGGNHFSLKDRLRDLEGILPSYFIRINKSTLANEHRILRFDAVFSGGVDAVFQCGYREYVSRRCFAEIRRRYE
- a CDS encoding ABC transporter permease; translated protein: MRMMTFAKRCSKEILRDPINLGFGLGFPLVLLVLLSAIQANIPVSLFEIDTLTPGITVFGLSFMTLFSATLIAKDRESALLQRLYTTPLTGFDFIMGYMLPLLPIAIGQVLICYLFAIPLGLTVSVNIVYAVIGIIPMAVFNISLGLFCGSVFGVKQVGGICGALLTNLSAWLSGVWFDLELVGGAFEKIANALPFMHAAELEKALFSGNFELAATHILPVLLYGVLITVIAVFCFLRQMKKQ
- a CDS encoding ABC transporter ATP-binding protein, whose amino-acid sequence is MQAIKTMELVKQYKTLTAVDRLYLDIQQGELFSLLGVNGAGKTTTIKMLSCLTKPTGGDALVGGYSITKEPEQVKRLIGVSPQETAVAPNLSVKENLELICGIHSFSKGKTEEKIRELSGQFALDTVLKRKAGKLSGGWQRRVSIAMALISEPQILFLDEPTLGLDVIARHELWETIRSLKGKITIILTTHYMEEAEALSDRIGIMKSGKLLAVGTVEELNALAGTNDFETAFVSIVKEDTVV